One Asterias rubens chromosome 1, eAstRub1.3, whole genome shotgun sequence genomic region harbors:
- the LOC117296697 gene encoding chymotrypsinogen A-like produces MALRSLFVLMATFIACNANLKDCGKTPIPPNESRVVGGYEATPNSWPWQVSLRALKPDGTYMHICGGSLLHFQWVITAAHCVEGKESADNWEVWIGAHDNRVLGDDVVVSKVSKIFKNPLWDSSSLKNDLALVKLSDYIGLTDKISTVCLPSKTHTAGNGFVTGWGEMQTDGTPGNYPDKLHQVMTPIMDHATCVNVMKPYNVDDSMICAGFPDGEKGACSGDSGGPFVVKTGGRWELAGIVSWGKIPCAQLGTPSVYADPKKFETWIYTTISKN; encoded by the exons ATGGCGCTGCGTTCACTCTTTGTGTTAATGGCAACCTTCATCGCCTGCAATGCCAACTTGAAAG ATTGTGGGAAAACACCGATTCCACCCAACGAATCACGTGTTGTGGGAGGATACGAAGCCACACCCAACTCCTGGCCATGGCAAGTTAGTCTGCGAGCCTTGAAACCAGATGGAACTTATATGCATATTTGTGGTGGATCACTACTTCATTTTCAGTGGGTTATAACAGCAGCTCACTGTGTAGAGGG gaaGGAGTCTGCTGATAATTGGGAAGTTTGGATCGGTGCTCATGACAACAGAGTTTTAGGAGATGATGTGGTAGTGTCCAAAGTTtcaaaaattttcaaaaatccatTGTGGGATTCAAGCAGCCTTAAGAATGATCTTGCACTGGTGAAGTTATCAGATTACATTGGCTTAACGGACAAGATTAGCACTGTATGCCTGCCATCGAAAACTCACACAGCAGGGAACGGGTTCGTCACAGGCTGGGGAGAAATGCAGACTGATGGAACACCAG GAAACTACCCTGATAAGCTCCATCAAGTTATGACACCAATTATGGACCATGCAACTTGCGTAAATGTTATGAAGCCGTACAACGTGGATGACTCCATGATTTGTGCTGGATTCCCAGATGGAGAAAAGGGAGCATGCTCA GGAGACAGCGGCGGTCCATTCGTCGTTAAAACAGGAGGAAGATGGGAGCTTGCTGGGATTGTCAGCTGGGGTAAGATTCCTTGTGCACAGTTGGGCACTCCTTCAGTATATGCTGATCCCAAGAAGTTTGAAACTTGGATCTATACGACCATCAGcaagaattaa